The genomic segment CAGTGAAAAAGGCACTACCAGATTCAGTGGCGCCGGCTGGCCGATAACCCGTACCAGCAACTCAATGCGCACCGTTTCGCGCGGCGGATCGTGTTCGGCCCTGACTTGTGCGGAGATCACGCGCTCGATGCGCGGTTCATCGCGGAGCGCCTGCAGCACGTACAACTTGATCAAGTTGCGGGTTCGGTCGACGTTTGGCTCGCCGATAAGTTCGTGATGGCGCGAGCCATAATCAGGGTGTCCCAAACCAGCGAGTTCACCTTTTCTGGTTTTCAGGCGGTTGGCAATCGCCTGGGTCAGGTTCTCGATTCCTTCGCCAACAAGTAGATCTCGCTCACGCCGCAGCCCTTCAAACGGCTTTCCACTGGCGAGGTCAGCGTCTTCGAAAAACCCACCACCCAAAGCGTAGAGCAGTCGCAAATCGCGACCGAAAAGTGGCGCCAACTTTTGTGCGTCCCGGTTCGCCATCATGGTGCTCCCTGATCGTTGACGAATGGCGCCGCCGGCGGACCCAGGATCGCCAGAATTCCCGGACCTGAAGGAATCTGATCTCCAAGCCTCACCAGCGCCATCCCGTTGATGTTCACCGAACCCGATCCACCCGAACCAATCGGCAGCGGATAGGGAACGCCGGATACCGAGTTAACCATCTGACAGATACTGCCCACGGTCGCCAGCGGCATTCCGTTGGCAGTCGCAATCGCCTGAGTGATGGCGACGATAACTCCGCTGTCGGGCGGTCCGGACGCGCCGGGGCTGAGCACGACTGCACATCCCATGCTGACTGGTGGTCCAGGCATCTGCGATCTCTTTCTCAGCTAGCGCTAAAGCTGGTCATGCCGGCGAGTGTGAGCGCCGGTCCCTTCACCTTCGCGTTTGATTGGCCTTCAAGTGTGGTTGAGAGGCCCTTGATCGTTACGTTTTGTTGCGCCGAGAGCTGCAGATTACCGCCGGCGTCGAGCGTCATGTCCCCGCTTGATTCGATGGTGATTTTTCCGGGAGACTTGATAGACACGTCTCCGTCGCGTTCAACGATCACCTTCGTTCCACCGCTCTCGATCTGAATCTTGTCATCATCGATGGTCAGCGTCGTACCACTCGGAAGTTCCAGGTGCAGCCGTCGAATCGACGAGTCCTCATCTCCGAAAGGTTGGTAAACAGTCTCGAGCGGTCCGGCTTGTGGGGGCTGCTTTTCATTGTCGTAGAGCGACCCGATTACCACCGGCGCGTTGATGTCGCCATCGGCAAAAGCGACCAAAACGAGATCGCCCACTTCCGGTAACATCGAAAAACCCAAACGACCCACGGTCACGGGCGCGCGCTGCAACTCAATGCCGCTGGATCGCAAACGAACATTGACTTGATGATTGTTTTCGCTGCCGTCTCCAGGAAACACTTCGGTGACCAGTCCCAGTTCATTGAGCCGGCAGCGGGTCAACTCTTCGCGGACGATAGCGCGCAGCATGGTGACGGTATCGCTCATAAAGAGACCCCCTGACCGCCCGCGCCTTCTACTCCCAGTGAGGTCAGGAAGCCTGAGGCGTCGAATGCGTGCGCCACCTCGAGTACACGCAACGCTTCTGAGTCCCCGCCCGGTAGATCGGTGACTTCAACGATCTCTCCCGGTCTTACCTTTGAATCACCAACGAGTTTGACCCAACCTCGAAATGCCGCACGCTCGGCCCGCGTACCAAGCGCTTTGGCCAACGCGTCGGCGGCGGCGCGGCTATGAAAGGCGCCAATCACGCGCGACGGCTTGCCGGAAGTTCCCACCGGATCGTGCAGCAACCAGTGCCACTTCTGTTGACCTGCTTCGCTACCGGCGCCATGCGGTGCAACCTCAGGCGCCTCTGCAGGCTTTCGGTTTGCAGCAATTTGCCATTCGATCACTTCGGCGCCGTGCCGGAATGTTCGCGTCGCCGTGCCGGAGCGGATGGGAACAAATCGCAGAGCACCGGAGGGGCTCGCGCCGACTTCCGCACCAGTCAATCCGGCAAGGTCTAGCAGATGTCCCCAAACACTGCGCCGCTGGTCCACGCTATATGCCTCGAGTTTTACACTTGCCTCGATCTCATCAACGTCAACTGCTGATGCCAGATCGCGGACGATGTCGGCAATCGACTGGCTGACGTACGTCTGCGAACGCC from the Candidatus Angelobacter sp. genome contains:
- a CDS encoding GPW/gp25 family protein, producing the protein MRLLYALGGGFFEDADLASGKPFEGLRRERDLLVGEGIENLTQAIANRLKTRKGELAGLGHPDYGSRHHELIGEPNVDRTRNLIKLYVLQALRDEPRIERVISAQVRAEHDPPRETVRIELLVRVIGQPAPLNLVVPFSLGVAF
- a CDS encoding phage baseplate assembly protein V, whose translation is MSDTVTMLRAIVREELTRCRLNELGLVTEVFPGDGSENNHQVNVRLRSSGIELQRAPVTVGRLGFSMLPEVGDLVLVAFADGDINAPVVIGSLYDNEKQPPQAGPLETVYQPFGDEDSSIRRLHLELPSGTTLTIDDDKIQIESGGTKVIVERDGDVSIKSPGKITIESSGDMTLDAGGNLQLSAQQNVTIKGLSTTLEGQSNAKVKGPALTLAGMTSFSAS